The Salvelinus namaycush isolate Seneca chromosome 16, SaNama_1.0, whole genome shotgun sequence genome has a segment encoding these proteins:
- the LOC120061616 gene encoding lethal(3)malignant brain tumor-like protein 1 — protein MVSPLSSVGGVAVEQERPIKIEPKTQGGPGQQESCDPMAQRTYPEQLRREPMTDKRGGGTDKIPGGRVASLDPELLKPMKKRKRKDYLSPSEEESELDGMDYLKTESRHNKAGAVEVHMDLWTWGQYLEETKAVAAPAKLFQESQRVPQCKSSFRQGMKLEGIDPQHPSMYFVLTVAEVCGYRLRLHFDGYSDCHDFWVNANCPDIHPAGWCESTGHKLYTPKDKSTLGFGCKEEEFSWASYLKMSKAQVAPKEVFASPGRTDTECGFEVGMKLEAVDRMNPSLICVATVTDVVDDRFLVHFDNWDDTYDYWCDASSPYIHPIGWCQERSLPLTPPQDYPDPGRFSWPRYLDETGSTAVSAEAFKVRPAHCFQAQMKLEVVDKRSPGLIRVATVEEVDTHRIKIHFDGWSHMYDEWMDSDHPDTHPVGWCESTGHPLKIPPPESNKTQHLDPREPATTGQSSFSSMPCKVISHSRSTKYSFHHRKCPTPGCDGSGHVTGRFTAHHCLSGCPLAERNQGRLKTDLSDTEGSGAKRNILIFGQRTKKSRYHGRIGRPPKYRKSQHRGYQTIAPEGMCPSLFMSALSAHPDRTLSLCWEQHCKLLPGVQGIHATQVAAWTVEEVFGFVQKLTGCEEQACVFKEEMIDGEAFLLLTQTDIVKIMNIKLGPALKISNAILMFKSIDEGLK, from the exons ATGGTGTCTCCTCTCAGCTCTGTGGGTGGTGTGGCTGTGGAACAAGAGAGGCCCATCAAGATTGAGCCTAAGACCCAGGGAGggccaggacaacaggagagctGTGATCCTATGGCACAGAGAACCTACCCAGAGCAGCTACGCAGGGAGCCTATGACTGACAA GAGGGGGGGAGGCACAGATAAGATTCCCGGGGGCAGGGTAGCATCTCTGGACCCTGAGCTGCTGAAACccatgaagaagaggaagaggaaggactaCCTGAGTCCGTCAGAGGAAGAATCTGAGCTGGATGGAATG GATTACTTGAAGACAGAAAGCAGACACAACAAAGCAG GTGCTGTTGAAGTCCATATGGATCTGTGGACATGGGGACAGTATCTGGAGGAGACCAAAGCAGTGGCAGCTCCGGCCAAACTCTTTCAAGAG TCTCAGAGAGTCCCGCAGTGCAAAAGCAGCTTCCGCCAAGGCATGAAGTTAGAGGGCATCGACCCCCAGCACCCCTCCATGTACTTTGTTCTGACTGTGGCTGAG GTTTGTGGCTACAGGCTGCGTCTCCATTTTGACGGCTACTCAGACTGTCATGACTTCTGGGTAAATGCCAACTGCCCCGACATCCACCCGGCGGGATGGTGTGAGAGCACTGGACACAAACTCTACACCCCCAAAGATAAGAGTACACTGGGCTTTG GCTGCAAAGAGGAGGAGTTCTCCTGGGCCAGCTACCTGAAAATGAGTAAAGCACAAGTTGCCCCTAAAGAGGTGTTTGCCAGCCCTGGAAGA ACGGATACGGAGTGTGGTTTTGAGGTGGGCATGAAGCTGGAGGCGGTCGACCGCATGAACCCCTCTCTCATTTGCGTGGCGACCGTGACCGACGTGGTGGACGACCGCTTCCTGGTTCACTTTGATAACTGGGACGACACGTACGACTACTG GTGTGATGCCAGCAGTCCATACATCCATCCTATTGGCTGGTGCCAAGAGAGGAGCCTCCCCCTCACGCCGCCTCAAG ATTACCCAGACCCAGGCAGGTTCTCCTGGCCAAGGTACCTCGACGAGACTGGCTCTACCGCCGTTTCTGCTGAGGCTTTTAAAGTG CGTCCTGCCCATTGCTTCCAGGCTCAGATGAAGCTGGAGGTGGTGGACAAAAGGAGCCCCGGCCTCATACGGGTGGCCACAGTGGAGGAGGTCGACACCCACCGCATTAAG ATCCATTTTGATGGCTGGAGTCATATGTATGATGAGTGGATGGACTCGGACCACCCTGACACCCACCCGGTTGGCTGGTGTGAGAGTACGGGTCACCCGCTAAAAATCCCACCCCCTGAGTCCAACAAAACCCAACACCTTG ACCCCAGGGAGCCTGCAACCACAGGCCAGTCCAGTTTCTCCTCCATGCCTTGCAAAGTAATCAGCCACTCCAGATCCACCAAGTACAGCTTCCATCACAG GAAGTGTCCGACGCCTGGATGTGATGGCTCGGGTCATGTGACTGGGCGGTTCACAGCGCATCACTGTCTGTCAGGCTGCCCATTGGCTGAGCGAAACCAGGGTAGACTCAAAACCGACCTATCAGATACAGAGGGGAGCGGAGCCAAGCGGAACATCTTAATCTTTGGCCAAAGGACCAAAAAGTCCCGGTACCATGGCAG GATTGGTCGTCCCCCCAAGTATAGAAAAAGCCAGCATAGAGGTTACCAGA CGATAGCCCCAGAGGGTATGTGCCCATCTCTGTTCATGTCTGCCCTGTCGGCCCACCCGGACCGAACCCTGTCTCTGTGCTGGGAGCAACACTGCAAACTGCTGCCGGGCGTCCAGGGCATCCATGCTACACAGGTGGCAGCATGGACCGTGGAGGAG GTCTTTGGATTTGTCCAGAAACTGACTGGTTGTGAAGAACAAGCCTGTGTCTTCAAAGAGGAA ATGATTGACGGGGAGGCCTTCCTATTACTGACACAAACTGACATCGTCAAAATCATGAACATCAAACTTGGTCCCGCCCTCAAGATCTCCAACGCCATTTTAATGTTCAAGAGTATTGACGAAGGCCTCAAGTGA